From the genome of Nicotiana tabacum cultivar K326 chromosome 17, ASM71507v2, whole genome shotgun sequence:
CTAATTATGGTACATTTGGACATCATGAGCGGATTGATATTGCTATGGCCCGAGGTTTATGCCATGCGATTATTGTTGTGGAACGAGATTTATGTCGTGCAATTATTGTTGTGACACAAGGTTTAAGTCGTGCGTATTGTTGTGgcacgagatttctgccgtgcAGTATGTGGATACGGACCATCCCTCAGGATCGCCCTCCCATGTTTCTCTCTTGGTGGCGTACACGCAGAGTTTGTGAGACACTGACGAGTGTCAAATTATGGTGGTATTGGTTGTGAGTTGGGCGTAAAAGGGGAAGCTTAAATTACTTAAGTGAATTATTTACGTCATATCATGCATTGACATTCTAGACTCACGTAGAAACATGCATGTATATCATCGATATATGCAcattcatgcatttcatatatgCATAGGACTTAATAGTAGATTGTTGCACACCTGGAGAGTGTCAGATTCATGAATATGTTGAGTCTTAATAATGCATACACatcttagactcatgcaagatcaTTCATATAGTTGCTAGTTGGGAATTGATGCGAAATTTGGTCTCTATCATGCACAAACACTCTACATTCATGTAGAAATATTCGAGTAAAGCTACTTGGTACAAATCTCCTTTATATGTTGATTTGGTGCATTTGTATATGTTTTGATCTGGTTATTTAAAAAAGCATGCTTATTACCTTCTTCTTTGATCGAGCACCTTATCATTGATATCAAATGTTCCTTGGTTGTCTCTTGGCTATTTTTCTATTATTGTATTGGTTTATGAGCTACATGGGTTATATCcgtgagtatcttttaactaaacttcgccactacttcgttgaggttagtcttgatacttactgaatacatggggtcggttgtactcatactacacgtcTGCACCCtacgtgcagattttggagctgagctGTTGTGGAAGTCGAAGGCTAGAATTGAAGATGTACTGGCGTTCCAGTTGTAATCTACcattttgttcatggtagtttaggacaACATTGTAATCCTAATATTAGTcactcatgacttgtactactagttcttggatAGCTTGTACTAATCTTTGcgttcttattttattatttatttgatgaCTTCAGTTTGAACTATGTTTATGTTGGTTGGCTTCCCTAGCGTGTTGGGTTAAGCGCCATCACGAGCCTGTTGggacttgggtcgtgacacatgaaCAAAACCTAGTTTTGCACATAGCATCTGGAAGGCTGATTTTGTCAGAATCCTTTATCGAacaagttcatattttgattggTAGCTCTAATAAAAGAATACTCCTCAACTCACTGATTCAGTGTGTGGAAAAGAAGATTTAGGGCATTCAAATGTTGTTCCCTTGGTAGTTCCCAGGAATTTTGACTAACAATACATACACAAGGCTAAGCTGGCTTTTAGTTGCCTGGCATAAACAAAATTGATGCTCAAAAACAACAATGATCCAACAAGGTTTCTTTCTCCCAAAATATAGCTTGGAAGTTGAACATCCTCGGGCAATCTGCAGCAACTACGTAGGACTCTTCCTAAATCCCAGTTTTCATCTAAGTTGCTTCGACATGTCAGTTTAGGTgtcgcacccgtgtcgacacgacactagtatgggtgtaGATATAGGggatttggtcaaacaattttgggtactttgaccacgacgggcggaaaaattcgagacgagatacaatttgattcccgaaatcaTAACCAAAACTAgcgtaaatttgaagaaaatagcataccttatctaggaaatcaattttttacttatctacaatttgaaaataaaaaagaaatccactttacaagctatacgtaagtattccacaaaatttctcataatttagagatatttttatatttttgaattatttgtgGTGCCATCCAACTTATTGTCACCACAAAGCTGTACTCGAATATAAGATTGAAAAAATGTTTGCAATACAGCAACTTCACAAGTTACTGACAGAACAGTCTCGGACTTGCCCATAGGGTTTACTAACAGAATTCTATAGTTAGGATGAGCACCAGCACCCTATTATATTAGTAACAGAAAATTCAAAGTAACTTGCCAAATAGAGTAAATTTGAGACAATGATATGAAGCATAACAAGATATTAGTAACAGAAACTCAAACTTGCAGAAGAAGCCAACTGTGGGACAAAATTATAGTCAATTTTTAGATCACTTAATAGCATTCAACAAGAAGAATAAAAAGCACAAGATTGCTAACATTGGAACATGACCAACATTAACAGAAGCAAAAGTGTAGCATGGAAAGAATGCTAAAACAAAAGAACCAAGCATAtgctgaaagaaagaaaaaaggagcataccctttttcccttctttttctttctactCAGTATCTGAAGGCAAATGCGATGAATCGACAGGACCATCAACTTCAAGCGTCAGATTTTGTAACCCAGGCTTCAATTCCTTATGGTAAAACTCCTCGTACTCCACTCTGTCTCCCGCTTTCTTCTTCACCTCAACAACTCTCAAAGATGGTGTCAACTCGAATATCTCAGCTGCAATAGTCAAAGGTCCCTTTGCACCCTCCTTAGACCCCTCCAAACTCACTCTACAATCCTTCGTCCTCACTGCAAAGCTCACAACTTTAGCAATTTCCTCTAATTTACTTATGATCTTAGGCACCGGAGCCCCCGATATAAACCTCCCTCCATCCTCTCCATCCTCAAACAAACCAGACAAGTCAAAACTGCGCGAAAATGAAATGATATCAAATGCATTCAAACTAGCAGGCCTAGGCAAACTAGGCGGCTTCCTTCTTATCTCCATTTCAGACTCTGACTCTGACAGCTCAGACGAAGAATCAACTCCTTCTTTATCATCTACATCATCATTTATGCTACATAACTTGTCATCCTCTATATAAAATTTCACATGTTTAAACCCCTTTTTGAACCACCTATTGTTCATTATCTCTGGAATTGTGATCCGCCTTTCAGGATTTGTATCAAGAAGTCGAGTTAAGAAACGAGCCAATTCAGGGGAAAACCATCTAGGACATCTAAATTCACCTTTGTAAATCTTCTTATACATAGCCATAACATTCTGGTCATGAAATGGTAAGTACCCTGCCATTAACACAAAAAGTATGACCCCACATGACCAAAGATCAACTTTAGCCCCATCATACCCTTTCCTACCCAAAACCTCAGGTGCAACATAAGCAGGGGTACCACAGAAAGTGTGGAACAACCCGTCTTGCTTTATCTGTTCAGAAATAGCACTTAGACCGAAATCAGACACTTTAACATTCCCATCTTCATCTAATAATATATTCTCTGGCTTTAAGTCTCTATGGTACACCCCACGGGCGTGACAAAATGCCACTGCTGAAATTAATTGCTGGAAATATTTTCGAGCAACTTCTTCTTTAAGCCTGCCTTTAGCAACCTTATTGAATAACTCTCCACCTTTCACATACTCCATCACGAAATAGATTTTGGCTTTTGTTGCCATAACTTCGTATAATTGAACAATGTTTGGATGCCTAACTCTTCTCAGGATCGAGATCTCGCGTTTTATGTGGGCAATTAGTCCTATTTTGAGGATTTTTTCTTTATCAATCACCTTTATGGCTACGCACTCGTTGGTTTTGATGTTCCTAGCAAGGTACACTTTTGCAAATGTACCGTGGCCTAGTAATTTCCCAATTTCGTACCGACCCAATATAAGAACTTGATTTTCCTTCTTGCTGTTGCTACTGGAGCTGCTGGTGGTGGTGGCCATGGATTGGGCAATTGAAATGGATAATTATGCGTTAAAGATTGGAATATACGAAAAGGGATTTGTAAAGTCCACCTTATTGTTGTGTTTGTGGAGGAGCTTCCGCCACCGAAAGTGGGAGTGAGCTATGGTTTTTTGTGGGTTGTCGTGGTATTGTAAGTAGCGCCTCGGATGTTGATTTTCAGGTTTTTAAAAGTAAGACAaatgattttggaaaaaaaaaaaaaaaagttaacacGAAAAAGAATGCTATtatcttttttatatttaaaaataatttaactttaaattttttattttttttaataagataatttatagtcacacaaaattTTGACTTATTttagaccacaaattttaaaagtctatttttatttcttaaactttgtaACCAGTCAAACTACATCACAAAAATAGGGCATATGGATTGTTATATTTGGGGTTCCCGATAATGGGTTTGCGACACGGATCAATGAGGTTCTTTTTTGTGAGAGGGAAGGGGGGTGAGTGTAGCGGTTGGGTAGGGTTGTCGGAGATGAATTCGATTGTACACTTTTACAGCAGAAAGGCTTAGGtgatctaaaaaataaaataactaaattgGCACTTTTACTATGCTCGGGTATTAGGGGAGaagttagaccggccatgttgtatggagccGAGTGTTGTCCAATCAAGAAATCTCATGTCTAGAAGTTGAAAGTAGCGAAAATgaagatgttgagatggatgtgtgggaaTCGAGGCTGAGATAGTTTGGACATGTGAATTGGAGAGACCCTGGTGCCCCGGTTAGGAGATGTGAGAGGTTGACCGAGGCGGGTAAGAGGAGGggtagagggaggcctaagaagtatcGGGGTAAGGTGATTAGGAAGAACATGGCTCCACTTCAGCTCACCGAGGATATGACCCtcgataggagggtgtggaggtcgagaattagggttgtaggttgatAGGCAGTCTAGAGTTTCGTCTAGTCTTCCCAGTAGTATTAGCATTAGTCTTGTATTTTCCTAATCCTATCCCCTTGATATTTCACATTGTGTTATTATTTCCAGCGAGATTGATTGTATTCTTATAGTGGCGTATTCTTAGATCTTTGTTATTGCACATATCTCCATTTGCGCCCATGTCTAATTACCGTGTTGTTTCTACTGTCTATTTATTACTTCATTTTCACTTCTCTTGAGTCGAGGGTTTTTTGGAAACAGACtctaaggtaggggtaagatatGCGTACACTTTACCCTCTCAGGCCCCACTTATGGAAttttactgggtttgttgttgttgttggccccTTTACTATGCAAAAAGGATCAAGTTtacccttcgttatactattTGCTAAAAAATAGCCTTGTCATTGTCCAAGTGGCTCAAATATAGCCCTCCTCTATTATGGTTGTCCAAGATGGACACCTAACTCCATGTCCAAGATGGACACTTAATCCGAAGATTGGATAACGTCTAATAAAAACAACCTATACATAATGACCCCTAGCTTCCAGTCCTGTCTATGGACCGATTTACATCTGACTGAATCAAGGCTTTCATCCAAGGCAATGTTGCACGCGGACCATACCACCATATTTCTAGCATCGCCTTAGTCCGCTTCAACTCTTTAACTAAGCCAAAAGGGATAAGGTGCACACCCAACAGACTTTTCAATCAACTCCGAAAGATGAGGCAATGGATATCGATCTCGGCGGCTAGTGTAGCTAAGAAGGCCTTCGCGAATGCTATTATTATATTTGGTCCCCAAGGACCGCTCTGACCTTTGAAGGTTCGTACTACTCAACCAGAATTAAAGCACGTCCATTAGAGGATGCCCGACCATCTGTCATGCCTCAATAATAACTGAACAACTAAAGTCGGTTTTTATCATCCTACAAGGTGGATAGAAGAATCatcggtgtcacgacccaaaatcccaacttgTCGTGACAGATCAAAACACATTACTAGGAAAGAAACAATCACATAACGTCTAGGCATTTGAatttaaaacatgatttaataagttCAACAGTGAAAAATCTCATAGATAATTGATAAAATAACTGTAACTCAACTACAACAATCCCAAAATcctggtgtcaccgagtacatgagctactaagtgcCAACATAGACTGAAACTCTAGTACAACTGTATGAGGAAAATAGAACAATACTGAATAAAATTAAAGGAAgtagagtcaaggtctgcgggcgTCATAAgagctacctcgaagtctccgagcAGGTACTAGCACCAGATCTAGCAATCACCGCGTCCAGatgtgcctggatctgcacacgaagtgtagagtgtagtatgagtataaccaacccaatgtactcaaaaagtaacaggactaaccttggACTGAAAGCAGTGAAGAGCTCAGAAGGATACATTGAGAACCAAAAATAATGACAACACATATATAGCAAAAAGAACGACAATAATAACTCAGAGAAACTTCCATATACAACTCGTTCACAGTACAGAAGTTTAaccatgctttcaagttcaacaatttaagCCCAACACTaataaaatatgccaaatatagctagcatgaggaatgttacatctctatgcctacatgttagatatgcatgtcaaatgtaatgtatCACGGTGATATTCCCAAGTACACAAACTCTTAGATTGCTCAACCTGTCTATCTCATATTCCCACTaaacacacacaatcactcagcactgtacgggttCCTGACAttaatgcccctcaccaaagcacatgTAAATAAATCATTGTGCATGTGTTCACTggtggtatgtcagactccggacgggcggatcctacccaaacgctaatataaagcctataaggcctgatGCGGCGTGAAGCTCGAtctataataataaataagccaaCAAGacccgttgcggtgtgcaactcgatccatagtagtaataataataaagccaataaggcctgctgcgacatgcagcccgatccacaatatcactcacaatctggCTCTCAGGCCCCcaactcagttatcaatctctctagtctcacaggctcacaaatctcataccactcagcccaaacaatgataacatgatgtaacagtaaataataatagagagtgatagaatataagggtccaccaaactctataaagaaccaggttctctatcagttccacTAGAACACACGCACATAGCAGTAAGTAGATGACAAGAGGAATTTTATGTGGAAAATtcccagctcaacgggattaaaaaccacgacctactcttgtagaatttcaacttcactactgagaaACTTTAAGATTACAAACTATGAAACCTAggattaacctcttaatccctcactaacttgtaatactctattacaagccactttataataactctattacaaagactttacaactcgactaattAATAATGACTAGGTcaggaatccaaactagagtaagaatttgaaaagtaaatgcggaagcaataacaataaggaattgaacaactataactaaagggcagaaaataaaggatatggaaaaattcaaggaaagaattccaagaacttccaagaacgcaagttctatagccttgacaagatcaaagcaacaacgtcttgatttattgaagaaatcaaacgcctttacttaaaagcaaatcaaaataatagattcggatcttgaccgctttacgagtaacttgagacaacaattaataactagtattaatcgccttctaagaataccacaaaggaatcaaagatatcacagtagagaagtaatcttactaccttgaactatgaagtaataaaggttgaaagataaatctcaaagcacaagtaacaaaggttcaaaagaactctcaaagtatgatatacttaatcaataatgaagtctctcaatgaatgagaagaactccttatttataggagtactaaggcaaaaaaagtccttaaaattaggtatggtggttgctaaggcataaaaagtcattacaattaggtagggtggttgctaaggagtaagaaaagtcattgcaattaggtgggggcggccaaatccctttgaggcatatttggaccttaaaactactagtttgggccattgatttggactccaattgggctccttttgaaataccccctttggacctcttttaagctcattttgagcccctttggtggacttcaagggctgatttggtggcccaatcttcctcctcttggacttcaatttggatcaccaaataattgtaaaactttgATAATTCATatactttgggcttgagctcttcctctacaattaaaagcttttttatttgccattgaagtatAGCAACCTTAcagtgcaactctttagcttgagatcttgtaaatggtcttggagcttccaaaactctatcattgtccttgatgctatcattcccctcttcttgaaaagaattcatccccgaattcgatcctacatcaaacaaagaCAAGTCAACAACATTGAATGTAGCACTTACTTAAAACTCACCAGGTAGATCCAGCTTGTAAGCATTGTCTTcaatcctttcaaggacttgaaatgggccaTCTTCTCTAGGGtgcaactttgacttccttttggagGGAAATTTCTCCTTtctaaagtgaacccaaactaaatctccagtttaaaaataacttattttcgtcccttattctttctcaaggcagtttgctcatttttcttctcaattgcaagatttgtttgttcataaatttttttcatcatctcagcctttgtcctaccatcaagattatcaatatcattagtaggtaatgataataaatcaaggggagtgaagggattaaaaccataaacaacctcaaaagaAGACATACCTGTAGAAGAATGGATTATTCTATTTtaagcaaattcaatcataggtaagtgagcctcccaagaagttaattt
Proteins encoded in this window:
- the LOC107786980 gene encoding CBL-interacting serine/threonine-protein kinase 12, with amino-acid sequence MATTTSSSSSNSKKENQVLILGRYEIGKLLGHGTFAKVYLARNIKTNECVAIKVIDKEKILKIGLIAHIKREISILRRVRHPNIVQLYEVMATKAKIYFVMEYVKGGELFNKVAKGRLKEEVARKYFQQLISAVAFCHARGVYHRDLKPENILLDEDGNVKVSDFGLSAISEQIKQDGLFHTFCGTPAYVAPEVLGRKGYDGAKVDLWSCGVILFVLMAGYLPFHDQNVMAMYKKIYKGEFRCPRWFSPELARFLTRLLDTNPERRITIPEIMNNRWFKKGFKHVKFYIEDDKLCSINDDVDDKEGVDSSSELSESESEMEIRRKPPSLPRPASLNAFDIISFSRSFDLSGLFEDGEDGGRFISGAPVPKIISKLEEIAKVVSFAVRTKDCRVSLEGSKEGAKGPLTIAAEIFELTPSLRVVEVKKKAGDRVEYEEFYHKELKPGLQNLTLEVDGPVDSSHLPSDTE